Proteins from a single region of Xenopus laevis strain J_2021 chromosome 9_10S, Xenopus_laevis_v10.1, whole genome shotgun sequence:
- the LOC121398812 gene encoding uncharacterized protein LOC121398812, producing MNKLLQGVLMVLLTLCVVIRELHGAPMEVKYERVSNWDEFSNSLKLSKKLLNESRNLKIIYVESWLKGAHVNFSRSLGNLPLASIKINDWLRLKAGERLRLLHEGLQVFPVYLKKLEEWKEKEDSHLSGDGSIPFARRISIVQLDLRDLLHHIKIQMSVFKVSPSESLTVMEPSSDGSDWHSRIVMFQALRSMEQFLFRAVREYTALRHTTRD from the exons ATGAACAAGCTTCTACAAG GTGTGCTTATGGTCCTGCTGACCCTTTGTGTAGTAATCAGAGAGCTACATGGGGCCCCAATGGAGGTAAAATATGAAAGGGTCAGTAATTGGGATGAATTTAGTAACAGTCTGAAACTCTCCAAGAAGCTATTGAATGAGAGCCGGAACCTGAAAATTATCTAT GTGGAATCATGGTTGAAGGGGGCCCATGTAAATTTCTCCAGAAGCTTGGGAAACCTCCCCTTAGCCAGCATTAAGATCAATGATTGGCTCAGGCTAAAG GCAGGAGAACGTCTTAGGCTGTTGCATGAGGGTCTACAGGTGTTTCCAGTGTATCTGAAGAAGCTGGAGGAGTGGAAGGAGAAGGAAGATTCTCACCTGAGTGGCGATGGATCTATTCCTTTTGCTAGAAGGATCAGTATTGTGCAACTAGACCTTCGAGATCTTCTGCACCATATCAAGATACAG atgtcAGTATTTAAGGTTTCCCCTTCTGAGTCCCTAACTGTGATGGAACCCTCTTCCGATGGCAGTGACTGGCACAGCCGTATTGTGATGTTCCAGGCCCTACGAAGCATGGAGCAGTTCCTGTTTCGGGCGGTGAGAGAGTATACCGCATTGCGCCACACCACCAGAGATTAA
- the LOC108704234 gene encoding uncharacterized protein LOC108704234, whose amino-acid sequence MELLQRHLPRVHEVLQNALNYLGTVTAQIFGAPPPNCQHERNAHAALGTSPSQPTHPLETPTPGQRGNDKGTEETEHLTPHEDNTVFTSDPEKGNCSPATDTGQADMSHAVVAKDLNVETELQKRAKRYLEYEAYDEGTIRDLHLPNEELRIYGEPMAIKYDQFQAEKSSKRIAFSKHYQHKEKKVEFLSNDKWQQHKSTNNEELSKDPTPPAKISNKPELNCEDLESLDFEINELETMSLNVNGGSLEDSAVTAHREEVPLEEDYKQDAELSEVDILSAVEPKDHLSILVTHAIIESSDTQMNKEDLSHDYIKKETKLTKVTFQNDPEGDMKEQLVTSVWTSQINPDSQLSQKEKIQNNLDMLSNTINEGQATLEESFSTSEQSQQLVEGENVLEEKNLPTDEPAEVNESKTQEEETMNTIDDLEAMVSIGISKDNFIYTSVYLSQTSSQVDTQNINEQPPVEKKNIIIPAENLTDLFESQKELNMLLDLLPNVPQTYLAEDCKQTHVKHSTLEEIQFITTTGQSQQFVSEENISGEIDQSLSEDQPKVIEKDYEIQGEENLQASDNLEETKSMVIPVELLKDLSEELLLTSALVIDNEKERIDDQIEQTSHIERNVIESDDHKSEKELYLVSNVHSDITQSHTMEDVKGITGEFAVDQSHELIELVMETSTTEQTHSSYIEDQDAPVEQVDVSDLIPKTGFIQDLKPIEPTSPTSHLTEVRVTEDSDILGNFGASPEVNIVITRDHGSSEDKSSSEIKSSVEENASCVNDNVHTAADQEGENLETATEKPPGTKSDLLSEAEDGEAKTKETLSDQVEGTLFPHSTLDLSAQKSRVILRRKTSIRKRPKQTLHGPETVEQPLLIARPMFPVKLPSIAPLHPKPALPPAEVHEEDQTPTEGLAVKPKKGLPRLPGFGVPHPQMMQELQNRLQKKKPNK is encoded by the exons atgGAGCTCTTACAGAGACATCTCCCCCGGGTACATGAGGTGCTGCAGAACGCTCTG AATTACCTGGGCACTGTAACTGCACAGATTTTTGGAGCCCCCCCACCTAATTGTCAGCATGAAAGAAATGCCCACGCGGCCCTTGGCACCTCCCCATCACAGCCGACACACCCCCTCGAGACCCCAACTCCTGGGCAACGAGGCAACGACAAAGGAACTGAG GAGACTGAACACCTCACACCCCATGAAGACAACACAGTTTTTACATCAGATCCAGAGAAAGGGAACTGCTCTCCTGCCACTGACACTGGACAGGCAGACATGTCACATGCAG TAGTCGCAAAAGATCTAAATGTGGAAACTGAGCTTCAAAAAAGAGCAAAGAGGTACTTGGAGTATGAAGCATATGATGAAGGAACAATCAGAGATCTTCATCTTCCCAATGAAGAATTGAGAATTTACGGAGAGCCCATGGCAATCAAATATGATCAATTTCAAGCAGAAAAGTCAAGCAAACGCATCGCTTTCTCAAAACACTATCAACACAAGGAGAAAAAAGTGGAGTTTTTGTCAAATGACAAATGGCAGCAACACAAATCTACCAACAATGAAGAACTTAGCAAGGATCCAACTCCTCCTGCAAAAATTTCCAATAAACCTGAATTGAATTGTGAAGATTTAGAAAGTTTAGATTTtgaaataaatgagctggaaaccATGTCATTGAATGTAAATGGGGGATCACTAGAAGATTCTGCAGTAACAGCACACAGAGAAGAAGTACCTCTGGAGGAGGACTACAAGCAAGATGCAGAATTATCTGAGGTGGACATTCTGTCAGCTGTTGAGCCAAAGGATCATTTATCCATCCTTGTTACCCATGCTATAATAGAGAGCTCAGACACTCAGATGAATAAGGAAGACCTTagccatgactatataaaaaaagaaaccaaattaACAAAGGTAACCTTTCAAAATGATCCAGAGGGAGATATGAAAGAACAGCTCGTAACCTCAGTGTGGACTTCACAAATAAACCCAGATTCACAATTGTCTCAAAAAGAAAAGATCCAAAACAATCTGGATATGTTATCCAACACTATTAATGAAGGTCAGGCCACTTTAGAAGAATCTTTTAGCACATCAGAACAATCACAACAGCTTGttgaaggggaaaatgttttagaaGAGAAGAACTTACCTACTGATGAACCAGCAGAGGTCAACGAAAGCAAAACACAAGAGGAAGAGACCATGAATACCATTGATGACCTAGAAGCAATGGTATCTATTGGGATTTCAAAAGATAATTTCATTTACACATCAGTATATCTATCTCAAACTAGTTCCCAAGTTGATACACAAAACATTAATGAGCAACCACcagtagaaaagaaaaacattatcaTACCAGCAGAGAATTTAACAGATCTCTTTGAATCACAGAAAGAACTCAATATGTTATTAGATCTACTACCAAATGTTCCTCAAACGTATCTAGCAGAGGATTGTAAGCAAACTCATGTAAAGCACTCTACTTTGGAAGAAATCCAATTTATTACCACAACAGGCCAGTCACAACAATTTGTTTCAGAGGAAAATATTTCTGGAGAGATAGATCAATCACTTTCAGAAGATCAACCAAAAGTCATTGAAAAAGACTATGAGATACAAGGTGAAGAGAACCTTCAGGCCAGTGATAACTTAGAAGAAACAAAGTCCATGGTGATACCGGTTGAACTTCTCAAGGACCTATCAGAGGAGCTACTTCTCACTTCAGCTCTTGTTATtgataatgaaaaagaaaggatTGATGATCAAATTGAGCAAACTTCCCATATAGAAAGAAATGTTATTGAATCAGATGACCATAAATCAGAGAAAGAACTTTATTTGGTATCAAATGTTCATTCAGACATTACTCAGAGTCACACAATGGAAGATGTAAAGGGGATTACTGGGGAATTTGCAGTGGACCAGTCCCATGAATTAATAGAACTTGTCATGGAAACTAGTACAACAGAGCAAACACACTCCTCCTATATAGAAGATCAAGATGCACCAGTAGAACAGGTGGACGTAAGTGATCTCATACCTAAAACTGGATTTATACAAGATTTAAAGCCGATTGAACCAACCAGTCCAACCAGTCATTTAACAGAAGTCAGAGTAACAGAAGATTCTGACATTCTGGGAAATTTTGGTGCCTCTCCTGAGGTTAACATTGTTATCACAAGAGATCATGGTAGTTCAGAAGACAAGAGCTCCTCAGAAATTAAATCTTCAGTAGAGGAGAATGCCAGTTGTGTTAATGATAATGTACATACAGCCGCAGATCAGGAAGGAGAGAATCTGGAAACAGCTACTGAAAAGCCCCCTGGAACTAAATCTGACCTTTTGTCAGAGGCTGAGGATGGAGAAGCGAAGACAAAGGAGACACTCAGCGATCAAGTTGAGGGCACATTG TTTCCCCATAGCACATTGGACCTGAGTGCGCAGAAAAGCAGAGTAATTTTACGTAGGAAAACCTCAATTCGCAAGCGACCAAAGCAGACTCTTCATGGCCCTGAGACTGTTGAGCAACCTCTACTCATTGCCAGGCCAATGTTCCCAGTGAAACTTCCAAGCATTGCCCCTTTGCATCCAAAACCTGCACTACCTCCTGCTGAGGTCCATGAAGAAGACCAGACTCCCACAGAGGGACTAGCCGTGAAGCCAAAGAAAGGGTTACCAAGGCTTCCCGG atttggGGTCCCACATCCCCAGATGATGCAAGAACTTCAGAATCGCCTACAGAAGAAGAAACCCAACAAATGA
- the spns1.S gene encoding protein spinster homolog 1-like — protein sequence MTSRRSHGDVTPFLTQADNTEEEGARDQETQSSDEEEEERKDHGKETHLLTGISYKRSVVIVIILFYINLLNYMDRFTVAGVLPDIKKAFNISDSNSGLVQTVFICSYMFLAPVFGYLGDRYNRKLIMCVGISFWSLVTLLSSFVSNQYFWLFLITRGLVGVGEASYSTIAPTIIADLFLADQRTRMLSFFYFATPVGCGLGYIVGSEMTSAAGDWHWALRVTPGLGLLAMLLLIFVAEEPPRGALERKTDRPLTNTSWSSDMTALLKNPSFILSTFGFTTVAFVTGALALWGPTYLMRSRMVIYKSKPCEGGICNYDDSMIFGGITCITGILGVLTGVEISKRYRKTNPRADPLVCAVGMISSAPFLFLSLAFADTSLVATYVFIFIGETLLSLNWALVADILLYVVIPTRRSTAEALQIVMSHLLGDAGSPYLIGVISDQIQKGKPASFLIQMRSLEYALMICAFVGVIGGGFFLATALFIEKDRKKAELFSQGLLPADETDAERIVVPKRGRSTKVPVSSVLI from the exons ATGACATCACGGCGCAGTCATGGGGACGTCACCCCGTTCCTCACCCAGGCTGATAACACAGAGGAGGAAGGGGCCAGAGATCAAGAGACCCAGTCGTCtgatgaggaagaggaggaaaggaAGGACCATGGGAAAGAGACGCATTTACTCACCGGCATCTCCTACAAACGCTCTGTGGTCATCGTCATCATCCTCTTCTATATCAACCTGCTGAACTACATGGACCGCTTCACTGTGGCAG GGGTTCTGCCGGACATTAAGAAAGCCTTCAACATCTCAGACAGTAACTCAGGATTGGTACAGACAG TGTTCATCTGCAGCTACATGTTCCTGGCCCCCGTGTTTGGCTACCTGGGGGATCGCTACAATAGGAAGCTGATCATGTGTGTGGGGATCTCCTTCTGGTCATTGGTCACTTTGCTCAGCTCCTTTGTCTCCAATCAG TATTTCTGGCTGTTCCTGATTACGCGAGGACTTGTGGGTGTGGGGGAGGCCAGTTACTCGACAATTGCCCCCACCATCATAGCAGATCTGTTCCTTGCTGACCAGCGGACCCGCATGTTGTCCTTCTTCTACTTTGCTACCCCTGTTGGTTG TGGCCTCGGCTACATCGTGGGTTCAGAAATGACCAGCGCTGCAGGAGACTGGCATTGGGCACTACGG GTGACCCCAGGGCTTGGATTACTGGCCATGCTGTTACTAATCTTTGTGGCGGAGGAGCCTCCCCGGGGGGCGCTGGAGAGGAAAACTGACAGACCCCTGACCAACACGTCCTGGTCCTCTGACATGACGGCTCTGCTGAAGAA CCCCAGCTTCATCCTCTCCACCTTTGGCTTCACAACTGTGGCTTTTGTGACCGGAGCTTTGGCCCTGTGGGGCCCCACATACTTAATGAGATCACGGATGGTGATATACAAGTCAAAGCCCTGCGAGGGAGGGATCTGTAACTATGACGACAG TATGATTTTTGGGGGGATCACTTGCATCACTGGTATCCTGGGGGTTCTGACTGGTGTGGAGATCAGCAAGCGCTACCGTAAAACAAATCCGCGGGCAGATCCACTGGTGTGTGCTGTGGGAATGATCAGCTCCGCTCCTTTCCTCTTCCTCTCCTTGGCCTTCGCTGACACCAGCCTCGTCGCTACGTAT GTATTCATCTTCATCGGCGAGACCCTTCTCTCTCTGAACTGGGCACTTGTAGCAGACATCTTGCTG TACGTGGTGATTCCCACGCGCCGCTCCACAGCAGAGGCCTTGCAGATCGTTATGTCCCATTTGCTGGGAGATGCCGGGAGTCCATACCTCATTGGGGTG ATATCTGATCAGATCCAGAAGGGAAAACCGGCCTCGTTCCTGATCCAGATGCGCAGCCTGGAGTACGCGCTCATGATCTGTGCCTTTGTGGGGGTCATCGGAGGGGGCTTCTTCCTCGCCACCGCTCTCTTCATAGAGAAGGATCGCAAGAAGGCAGAGTTGTTTTCCCAAG GCTTGCTGCCTGCTGATGAAACAGACGCCGAGCGCATTGTGGTCCCTAAACGAGGCCGATCCACAAAAGTGCCTGTGTCCAGTGTTCTCATCTGA